A genome region from Chryseobacterium sp. G0186 includes the following:
- a CDS encoding sialate O-acetylesterase: MIHSFLMIGQSNMAGRGFVKEVPSIFDEHIKMQRNGLWQIMSEPVNFDRPSAGIGLSASFAASWRLDNEQDEIGLIPCADGGTSLDDWAVGGALFENAISQARLAQRTSKISGILWHQGENDSTPEKAEKYGEKFSNIIEALRQELNISEVPLIIGGLGDFLSTGVFGQYFASYSLINQALEDFADTHANCYFVTSKGLTANADGIHFNALSQRILGVRYYAAFRDLNHLTNPLNDEENILATIYNRSYTRTEKMKLLELEFALGNIDGKDYLAELAIVSQE; this comes from the coding sequence ATGATACATTCCTTTTTGATGATAGGTCAGTCAAATATGGCTGGTCGTGGCTTTGTGAAAGAAGTACCATCTATCTTTGATGAGCATATTAAGATGCAAAGAAACGGGTTATGGCAAATCATGTCTGAGCCTGTCAATTTTGATCGTCCCAGTGCCGGAATTGGGCTTTCTGCCTCATTTGCCGCTTCATGGAGACTTGACAATGAGCAAGATGAAATCGGATTGATTCCATGTGCTGATGGGGGAACCAGTCTTGATGATTGGGCTGTGGGTGGTGCTTTATTTGAAAATGCAATATCTCAAGCCAGGCTTGCACAACGAACAAGTAAAATTTCGGGGATTTTGTGGCACCAGGGCGAAAACGACAGCACTCCGGAAAAAGCCGAGAAATACGGTGAAAAATTTTCTAACATTATTGAGGCATTACGCCAAGAATTAAATATCTCGGAAGTCCCTCTTATAATAGGAGGTTTAGGAGATTTCTTATCCACTGGAGTCTTTGGGCAATATTTTGCGTCTTACTCTTTAATTAATCAGGCATTGGAAGACTTTGCCGATACTCACGCAAACTGCTATTTTGTTACTTCAAAAGGACTTACCGCCAATGCTGATGGTATTCATTTTAATGCGCTGTCACAAAGAATATTGGGAGTTAGGTATTATGCTGCTTTTCGTGATTTAAACCACCTTACTAATCCTCTCAATGATGAAGAAAATATATTGGCAACAATTTATAATCGTTCCTATACCAGAACAGAAAAGATGAAACTGCTTGAACTTGAATTTGCACTTGGAAATATCGATGGTAAGGATTATCTGGCAGAATTGGCTATAGTGAGTCAGGAGTAA
- a CDS encoding DEAD/DEAH box helicase, with amino-acid sequence MSFESLGLSSNIIRSVKKLGYLKPFPIQEQAVPVILQGKDLMGIAQTGSGKTACFVMPILEKLQNSEAKKGRNVQVLILVPTRELAIQIDEVFRAFTENLKREIRTMAVYGGVSINPQMKGMFGVEVLIATPGRLLDLIDHNALSISGIQHLVIDEADKMFQLGFGEEMDKLFAQMPVVKQTTLFSATLNDKVSEMKERLSINPTIIEIKKEEVEIDNIEQLAYHVSPENKGPFLRYLIKEKKVEKALIFVSSTRSADNLVEKLKKNKIKAVAIHSQKSQGARRNNLEEFKVNGAQILVATDLIGRGIHIESLPCVINYELPRSPLDYIHRIGRTGRANEKGTAINILTDDELQHFRVIQKKMGKKVPLQRTEGINLHGY; translated from the coding sequence ATGTCATTTGAGTCTTTAGGATTATCATCCAATATTATTCGTTCTGTTAAGAAGCTGGGCTATTTAAAGCCATTTCCAATTCAGGAACAGGCGGTCCCTGTTATTTTACAAGGGAAAGATCTGATGGGAATTGCACAGACAGGTTCTGGAAAAACGGCTTGCTTTGTGATGCCAATTTTAGAAAAACTACAGAATTCAGAAGCTAAAAAAGGACGTAATGTTCAGGTTTTAATATTGGTGCCTACCCGTGAATTAGCCATTCAGATTGATGAAGTTTTCAGGGCTTTTACAGAAAATCTGAAACGTGAAATTCGTACAATGGCAGTTTATGGCGGGGTTTCCATCAATCCACAGATGAAAGGAATGTTTGGGGTAGAGGTTCTGATAGCAACTCCCGGACGTTTACTCGACTTGATTGATCATAATGCATTGAGTATTTCAGGAATCCAGCATTTGGTGATAGATGAAGCAGATAAAATGTTTCAGTTAGGTTTTGGGGAAGAAATGGATAAGCTTTTCGCTCAAATGCCTGTTGTAAAGCAAACTACTTTATTCTCTGCAACTTTAAATGATAAGGTTTCTGAGATGAAAGAACGTTTATCTATCAATCCTACCATTATTGAAATTAAAAAAGAGGAGGTTGAAATTGATAATATTGAACAACTGGCCTATCATGTTTCTCCGGAAAATAAAGGTCCTTTTTTACGATATTTAATCAAAGAAAAGAAGGTTGAAAAAGCATTGATTTTTGTTTCATCTACAAGATCAGCTGATAATCTGGTTGAGAAACTTAAAAAGAATAAAATAAAGGCAGTGGCTATCCACAGTCAGAAGTCACAAGGTGCACGTAGAAATAATTTAGAAGAATTTAAAGTAAATGGAGCTCAGATTTTGGTAGCTACCGACTTAATTGGGCGCGGAATTCACATTGAATCTTTACCTTGTGTGATCAATTATGAGCTACCGCGTTCGCCTTTAGATTATATTCACCGTATCGGTAGAACAGGTCGTGCTAACGAAAAAGGAACAGCGATTAATATTCTGACGGATGATGAATTACAGCATTTCAGAGTGATTCAGAAGAAAATGGGTAAAAAAGTACCTTTACAAAGAACAGAGGGTATCAATTTACATGGGTATTAG
- a CDS encoding TetR/AcrR family transcriptional regulator — MNTQQKIIDTAISVLNENFSATFEDIAMHCGVNRRTLHRYFKNRNELLEACNKNMMEAWELAAIKACNSSEDPLVQLEYLLYAGIDSGTKYAFLIKLNDDVNSLSISYKSEYSEAYSNIRNQLFSTIQELQKEKVIDNQFPLPWIKILFTSVISATIAAFRSGDIAQNEVKKLAWHSFSRSIGIQLNKRKK, encoded by the coding sequence ATGAATACTCAGCAAAAAATTATTGATACCGCGATATCTGTTTTAAATGAAAATTTTTCGGCAACATTTGAGGATATTGCGATGCATTGTGGTGTTAACAGAAGGACGCTTCATCGGTATTTTAAAAACCGCAATGAACTATTAGAGGCATGTAATAAGAATATGATGGAGGCTTGGGAGCTTGCGGCTATTAAAGCCTGTAACAGTTCCGAGGATCCTTTGGTACAGCTTGAATATTTATTATATGCAGGAATTGACAGCGGAACCAAGTATGCTTTTCTCATTAAGCTTAATGATGATGTTAACTCTCTTTCAATATCTTATAAAAGTGAGTATAGTGAAGCCTATTCTAACATAAGAAATCAATTGTTTAGCACCATTCAGGAGTTACAAAAAGAGAAGGTAATTGATAATCAGTTTCCATTACCCTGGATAAAAATTCTTTTTACCAGTGTGATTTCTGCCACAATTGCAGCATTCAGATCCGGAGATATCGCTCAGAATGAAGTAAAGAAACTGGCTTGGCATTCATTCAGCAGAAGTATTGGAATCCAATTAAATAAGAGAAAAAAATGA
- a CDS encoding porin family protein, protein MKKLFFGLALAAGTLAFAQETTTNTSALKKDGQPVRFGIKAGGNSAYFSEQKFGMNSQKLGFHAGAFVNIPISKQFSLQPEVLYNQMGARDVISSTPIANGTVKVQDKVTMNYISVPLMVQMRPVDKFYIEAGPEFSYFINGKNKGDVTTTTTTGGITTTTTQSHTEDIDKDQINKFNFGLGLGLGYDITSNIGINARYVNSLTKIDKSRPAADNNNRVFQLGLNYKF, encoded by the coding sequence ATGAAGAAGTTATTTTTTGGACTGGCATTAGCTGCTGGTACATTAGCCTTTGCACAAGAAACAACAACTAATACATCTGCACTTAAAAAAGACGGTCAACCTGTAAGATTCGGGATCAAGGCCGGAGGAAACTCAGCGTATTTCAGCGAACAAAAATTTGGGATGAACAGCCAAAAACTAGGTTTTCATGCGGGTGCTTTTGTGAATATTCCAATCTCTAAGCAGTTTAGCCTACAACCTGAGGTATTGTACAACCAAATGGGTGCAAGAGATGTGATCTCTTCTACTCCTATTGCCAACGGTACCGTAAAAGTACAGGATAAAGTAACCATGAACTATATCTCTGTTCCTTTGATGGTTCAAATGAGACCTGTTGATAAGTTTTATATTGAAGCTGGACCTGAATTCAGTTATTTCATCAATGGTAAAAATAAAGGAGATGTAACGACTACAACAACTACGGGAGGCATCACAACTACAACAACTCAATCTCACACCGAAGATATTGATAAAGACCAGATCAACAAATTTAACTTCGGTTTAGGTCTTGGTTTAGGATATGATATTACCTCTAATATCGGTATCAACGCAAGATATGTAAATAGCTTGACAAAGATTGATAAGAGCAGACCAGCAGCTGATAACAATAACAGAGTTTTCCAGTTAGGTCTAAACTATAAGTTCTAA
- the aroB gene encoding 3-dehydroquinate synthase: MITLLNDNFSQLNTLLHEKTFSKIFILVDENTHEYCLPILLGNMETDLGFEILEIEAGEEMKNIQTANQLWEILTEMQADRKALIINLGGGVITDMGGFVASTYKRGIQFINIPTTLLSMCDASIGGKTGIDLMHYKNMVGTFAFPEQIFIYPKFLETLPFKELRSGFAEMLKHGLIADQAHWNQLIKIHKLDVESVTPHIQTSMDIKQAVVEKDFHESNIRKTLNFGHTIGHAVESLCLQQGNPILHGEAVAMGMISEAHLAYLEQLISEEESKAIIENIQRYYPYLDISDFKDEDITALLLNDKKNVDSKINFSLLSSIGSCTYDHQCSQKNINDSLHFYRKLNDA, from the coding sequence ATGATAACACTATTAAATGATAATTTTTCTCAATTAAATACTCTCCTTCACGAAAAAACATTCAGTAAAATATTTATTTTGGTGGATGAAAACACCCATGAATACTGTCTTCCTATCCTTTTAGGGAATATGGAAACAGATCTTGGATTTGAAATTCTGGAGATTGAAGCCGGAGAAGAAATGAAAAATATTCAGACGGCTAATCAACTTTGGGAAATTCTTACAGAAATGCAGGCAGACAGAAAAGCATTGATTATCAATCTGGGAGGAGGTGTCATTACAGATATGGGAGGTTTTGTGGCTTCTACCTATAAAAGAGGAATACAGTTTATTAACATCCCCACTACCCTTTTATCCATGTGTGACGCCTCTATTGGCGGGAAAACAGGAATTGATTTGATGCATTATAAAAATATGGTGGGTACATTTGCTTTCCCGGAACAGATTTTTATTTATCCTAAATTTTTAGAAACCTTACCCTTCAAAGAATTGAGAAGCGGATTTGCTGAAATGCTGAAGCATGGCCTGATTGCAGATCAGGCACACTGGAATCAACTGATTAAAATTCATAAACTTGATGTAGAATCAGTAACACCGCATATCCAGACCTCAATGGACATCAAGCAGGCTGTGGTTGAAAAAGATTTCCACGAAAGCAATATCAGAAAAACATTAAACTTTGGGCATACCATTGGACATGCTGTTGAAAGTCTATGTCTACAACAAGGAAATCCTATCCTGCATGGTGAGGCTGTTGCCATGGGAATGATTTCAGAAGCACATCTGGCTTATCTTGAACAGCTTATTTCAGAAGAAGAGTCAAAAGCTATTATTGAAAATATTCAGCGATACTATCCTTATTTGGATATCAGTGACTTCAAGGATGAAGATATTACAGCTCTTCTTTTAAATGACAAAAAGAATGTAGACAGCAAAATTAACTTCTCTTTACTTTCCAGTATTGGTTCATGTACTTATGACCATCAGTGCAGTCAGAAAAATATTAATGACTCACTGCATTTTTACAGAAAATTGAATGATGCTTAA
- a CDS encoding porin family protein, with product MKKLILGLAVTATTLAFAQQTPSSNPVTFGVKGGMNVSSLSKDSGLDDQKSKIGFNAGVFANIPVASSFSVQPEVIYSQYGNKSNFTALGTKYSASTKLDYIAVPVMFQYNALPNLYLEAGPEFGFMVSAKNKLKNESNGDSSTSDNYKDNFNTFNFGIGIGAGYYFTENLGLTARYVAGLTDIAKNRPSGSDAVRNNVF from the coding sequence ATGAAAAAGTTAATTTTAGGATTAGCAGTAACTGCAACCACATTAGCGTTCGCTCAACAGACACCTTCATCTAATCCGGTAACATTTGGGGTAAAAGGAGGAATGAACGTCTCTTCACTTTCAAAAGATAGCGGTTTAGATGATCAAAAATCTAAAATTGGGTTCAATGCAGGTGTATTTGCAAACATCCCGGTAGCATCTTCATTCAGTGTTCAACCAGAGGTTATATACTCACAGTATGGTAACAAATCAAACTTTACAGCATTGGGAACAAAATATTCCGCTTCTACAAAGTTAGATTATATTGCAGTACCGGTAATGTTCCAGTATAATGCACTTCCAAACCTTTATTTAGAGGCTGGTCCGGAATTCGGTTTCATGGTAAGCGCTAAAAATAAACTGAAAAATGAATCTAATGGAGATTCTTCTACATCAGACAATTACAAAGATAATTTCAATACATTCAACTTTGGTATTGGTATTGGTGCAGGATATTATTTCACTGAAAACCTAGGACTTACAGCTAGATATGTTGCAGGTTTAACAGACATCGCTAAAAACAGACCTAGCGGATCTGATGCAGTAAGAAACAATGTATTCTAG
- a CDS encoding YfiT family bacillithiol transferase: MSDLEKKKFPIGPFETPENICDTTLDTYIKVIKDFPGRLKNLIEHFTDEQLDTPYREGGWTVRQLVNHLSDSHMNSFIRFKLALTEDNPTIRPYDEAKWAELQDSFHMPIKPAMRMIKGTHQRWTVLLKSLTNKQFERTFHHPEHNKNYDLRESLTMYVWHCNHHFAHIENLKKEKGW, from the coding sequence ATGAGTGATTTAGAGAAAAAGAAATTCCCAATAGGGCCGTTTGAAACTCCGGAAAATATTTGTGATACCACCCTGGATACTTATATCAAGGTTATTAAAGACTTTCCCGGGAGGTTGAAAAACCTTATTGAGCATTTTACAGATGAGCAGCTTGACACACCTTACAGAGAGGGTGGCTGGACGGTAAGACAGCTTGTCAACCACCTTTCAGATAGTCATATGAATAGTTTTATCCGTTTTAAGTTAGCTCTTACAGAAGATAATCCAACAATAAGACCCTATGATGAAGCAAAATGGGCTGAGCTTCAGGACAGTTTCCATATGCCTATAAAACCGGCTATGAGAATGATTAAAGGAACCCATCAGCGATGGACCGTACTTCTTAAAAGCCTTACCAATAAGCAATTTGAGAGAACTTTTCATCATCCTGAACATAACAAAAACTACGATCTCAGGGAAAGCCTCACGATGTATGTATGGCATTGTAATCATCATTTTGCGCATATTGAAAACCTGAAGAAAGAAAAAGGTTGGTAA
- a CDS encoding porin family protein, which produces MKKLFMGLAFAGCLFVHAQEKVKSSSPITFGVKAGFNASTVTSNDSYNYDNNEKLKPGFNAGVFVNIPVAEKFSIQPELLFSQMGSKTEDYLTLSSNDYRYRRTSTYTTNFNYLVLPVMVQYNILPQLYVEAGPEFGLLLGGKSKGDYTVTETSGTKTNIYSESFSNKIPKDLYNKFNFGIGIGAGYYFTQSFGVTARFTAGITSLLKNDISENDNKSRNNAIQVGVAYKFK; this is translated from the coding sequence ATGAAAAAACTCTTTATGGGGTTGGCATTCGCTGGATGCCTTTTTGTACATGCACAGGAAAAAGTTAAGTCATCTTCTCCTATCACCTTTGGGGTTAAAGCCGGATTCAATGCCTCTACTGTAACCAGTAATGACAGTTATAATTATGATAACAATGAGAAACTAAAGCCTGGTTTTAATGCAGGTGTATTTGTAAATATTCCGGTAGCTGAAAAATTCAGTATTCAGCCTGAGCTTCTTTTCAGTCAGATGGGATCAAAAACAGAAGACTATCTTACTCTCAGCTCCAATGATTACAGATACAGAAGAACGTCTACTTATACAACAAACTTCAATTATTTAGTTCTTCCGGTTATGGTTCAGTATAATATTCTTCCTCAGCTTTATGTAGAGGCTGGTCCTGAGTTTGGATTACTGCTTGGCGGAAAATCAAAAGGAGATTATACGGTTACAGAAACATCAGGAACTAAAACAAATATTTATTCTGAGAGCTTTTCCAATAAAATCCCAAAGGATCTTTATAATAAATTCAATTTTGGAATAGGTATTGGAGCGGGTTATTACTTTACTCAAAGTTTTGGAGTGACCGCAAGATTTACTGCAGGTATTACAAGTCTTTTAAAGAACGATATCTCAGAAAATGACAATAAATCAAGAAATAATGCTATTCAGGTTGGTGTAGCTTACAAATTCAAGTAG
- a CDS encoding porin family protein, whose product MKKIFLGLALVAGTFTFAQKTSSNTASSPIRFGLKAGLNVSSLTASGWNSKAGFYGGVFANIPVAQDFSVQPEILYSGMGAKAKSNSDVKANLDYIAVPVMFQYNALPNLYLEAGPQFGFLISAKAKYQSNSIDIKDETKTFDFGLGLGAGYYFTQNIGVNVRYVAGLSDIAKDRPSGSDSNKNGAFQVGLAYKF is encoded by the coding sequence ATGAAAAAGATTTTTTTAGGCCTAGCATTAGTAGCAGGTACTTTTACATTTGCACAAAAAACTTCTAGTAATACAGCTTCTTCTCCAATCAGATTTGGTTTAAAAGCAGGTCTTAACGTTTCCAGTCTTACTGCTAGCGGATGGAATTCTAAAGCTGGATTTTATGGTGGTGTATTTGCTAACATTCCAGTAGCTCAGGATTTCTCTGTACAACCGGAAATCTTATATAGCGGAATGGGTGCAAAAGCAAAATCAAATAGTGATGTAAAAGCTAATCTAGATTATATTGCTGTACCGGTAATGTTCCAGTACAACGCTCTTCCTAATCTATATTTAGAAGCAGGTCCTCAATTCGGATTCTTAATCAGCGCAAAAGCAAAATATCAGTCTAACTCTATAGATATTAAAGACGAAACTAAAACTTTTGATTTTGGTCTTGGTCTTGGAGCAGGTTATTATTTCACTCAAAACATTGGTGTGAACGTAAGATATGTTGCAGGTTTAAGTGATATAGCAAAAGACAGACCTAGTGGTTCAGATTCTAACAAAAATGGAGCATTCCAGGTTGGTTTAGCTTACAAATTCTAA
- a CDS encoding tail fiber domain-containing protein, giving the protein MAQTSLFSDERIKNIIGKSDSGKDLSILKKLSITNYRMKDEGLYGKQEFKKIIAQEVESVYPQAVSKSGVKNFIPNIYQLAKQNGSVFTFEKPVAIAKEDKFLKIYDETGEIILEIQNITPNSITVNLDGKRLKGQLFVYGTEVSDLRTVDYDALSMLNISATQELAKKIEALESENKVLKKSNVEMQHTQTIFEERLKRLESYSASFQK; this is encoded by the coding sequence GTGGCACAGACTTCTCTTTTTTCAGATGAAAGAATCAAAAATATCATAGGTAAGTCAGACAGTGGAAAGGATTTAAGCATCTTAAAAAAACTCAGTATTACCAACTATCGTATGAAAGATGAGGGATTATACGGTAAACAGGAATTTAAAAAGATAATTGCTCAGGAGGTCGAATCTGTATATCCGCAGGCAGTCAGTAAAAGCGGTGTGAAGAATTTTATTCCCAATATTTATCAGTTAGCAAAACAAAACGGCTCTGTTTTTACCTTTGAAAAACCTGTTGCTATTGCTAAAGAGGATAAATTCCTTAAAATATATGATGAAACTGGAGAAATCATATTGGAAATACAGAACATTACTCCTAACAGTATCACCGTAAACCTGGATGGTAAAAGGCTTAAAGGGCAGCTATTTGTTTACGGAACTGAAGTGTCTGACTTAAGAACTGTAGATTATGATGCCTTATCTATGCTGAATATCTCTGCAACTCAGGAGCTGGCTAAGAAAATAGAGGCTTTAGAAAGTGAAAATAAAGTTTTAAAGAAATCAAATGTTGAAATGCAGCATACCCAAACTATCTTTGAAGAACGTTTGAAACGTTTAGAATCTTACTCTGCTTCCTTTCAGAAATAA
- a CDS encoding pseudouridine synthase, translating to MSRDNNNSDRPKRPRISTKKSSDDSRASRSGNSSGSKPFKKPFSKDGGRTGAGHQGSNSKFEKKPFKRNTESSDSSKEDFGSKTESRAYITNKSESYEKKSFGKPKRGARSFDTRDKYERGSLKYGRRPSSGDDRNDDKARSFVQKRRLNKIEKDVHKDTIRLNKYIANSGICSRREADELITQGLVEVNGKVVDELGYQVQKTDRVVFDGQSITPEKPVYVLLNKPKGYISTTKDDKARKTVMDLVANASPYRLFPVGRLDRSTTGVILLTNDGHMTKKLTHPSFDAKKIYHVTLDKKLTGEDLRLIAEGIRLDEGVAVVDQISYIEGKPKNEIGIEIHIGWNRVIRRIFQRLGYEVEALDRVMFSGLTKKNIKRGHWRILTELEVNNLKML from the coding sequence ATGAGCAGAGATAATAATAATTCAGACAGACCAAAGAGACCAAGAATTTCAACCAAGAAAAGTTCTGATGATTCTCGTGCTTCCAGATCTGGAAATTCTTCAGGATCAAAACCTTTCAAAAAACCTTTCTCTAAAGATGGGGGAAGAACAGGTGCAGGACATCAAGGATCCAATTCAAAATTTGAAAAGAAACCTTTTAAGAGAAATACAGAAAGCTCTGATAGCTCCAAGGAAGATTTCGGTTCAAAAACTGAAAGCAGAGCATACATCACAAATAAAAGTGAGAGCTATGAAAAGAAATCTTTTGGAAAACCAAAAAGAGGTGCAAGAAGCTTTGATACCAGAGATAAGTATGAAAGAGGCAGCCTAAAATATGGAAGAAGACCTTCTAGTGGTGATGATAGAAATGATGATAAGGCAAGGTCTTTTGTACAAAAAAGAAGACTGAACAAGATTGAAAAAGATGTTCACAAGGACACTATCCGTCTTAATAAGTACATTGCCAATTCCGGAATCTGCAGCAGAAGAGAAGCTGATGAACTAATCACTCAGGGATTAGTAGAAGTTAACGGAAAGGTGGTAGATGAATTGGGATATCAGGTACAAAAAACTGACAGAGTAGTTTTTGACGGACAAAGTATTACTCCGGAAAAACCTGTTTATGTACTTTTGAATAAGCCAAAAGGATACATTTCTACAACAAAGGATGACAAAGCCAGAAAAACGGTAATGGATCTTGTAGCGAATGCTTCTCCTTACAGACTTTTCCCGGTAGGAAGACTGGATCGTTCTACAACAGGGGTTATTTTGTTAACTAATGACGGACACATGACGAAGAAACTGACGCATCCATCTTTTGATGCCAAGAAGATTTATCACGTGACGCTGGACAAGAAACTTACTGGAGAAGATCTACGTCTTATTGCAGAAGGAATTCGTCTTGATGAGGGGGTTGCTGTTGTAGATCAGATTTCATATATTGAAGGGAAACCTAAAAATGAGATCGGAATCGAAATCCATATCGGATGGAACCGTGTAATCAGAAGAATATTCCAAAGATTAGGATATGAAGTAGAGGCACTGGATAGAGTAATGTTTTCAGGATTAACGAAGAAGAATATCAAACGTGGACATTGGAGAATCCTTACAGAACTGGAAGTAAATAACCTTAAGATGCTTTAA
- a CDS encoding glycerophosphodiester phosphodiesterase family protein: MKNVFFTAAFLVFTQFYSSQSFDKQAHRGGKSLYPENTIPAMKNALKMDVTTLEMDLAITKDKRVILSHDAFLSPELITKPDGTYIPKDSGFYYKIYEMPYARIQTFDVGLKKLNNYPDQKKMKAQKPLFSDVIKACEAYSRELKRPLPFYNIETKTRPFSDNIFHPEPKEFVALMMKVIVENKIQDRVIIQSFDPRTLEIIHKEYPKIMTALLVEKVDDKKLAQQQAHFRNIPIEKFKMYPDHLNGVAGDMKFLSFTPTIYSPDHTLVTPKLIEECHALGMKVIPWTVNTKERLQELKNMGIDGVISDDPRIFK, encoded by the coding sequence ATGAAGAACGTATTTTTCACTGCTGCTTTCCTAGTATTTACCCAGTTTTATTCCTCACAATCTTTCGATAAACAAGCACATCGTGGAGGAAAATCTCTCTACCCGGAAAATACCATTCCAGCCATGAAGAATGCCTTAAAAATGGATGTAACAACCTTGGAAATGGATCTGGCCATCACAAAAGACAAGAGGGTAATCCTTTCCCATGATGCTTTTCTTTCTCCTGAATTAATAACAAAACCTGATGGAACCTACATTCCAAAAGATTCAGGATTTTACTATAAAATTTATGAGATGCCTTATGCAAGGATTCAAACATTTGATGTAGGGCTAAAAAAGCTAAACAACTATCCTGATCAGAAGAAAATGAAAGCTCAAAAACCTCTTTTTTCTGATGTTATAAAGGCTTGTGAAGCGTATTCCCGTGAATTAAAAAGACCATTGCCTTTTTATAATATTGAAACAAAAACACGTCCATTCTCCGATAATATCTTCCATCCGGAGCCAAAGGAATTTGTAGCTCTGATGATGAAGGTTATTGTAGAAAATAAGATTCAGGATCGGGTGATTATTCAGTCTTTTGATCCAAGAACACTGGAAATTATTCACAAGGAATATCCTAAAATAATGACAGCTTTGCTAGTAGAGAAAGTGGATGACAAAAAACTTGCACAGCAACAGGCTCATTTCAGGAATATACCAATAGAGAAATTTAAAATGTATCCCGACCATCTGAATGGAGTAGCAGGAGATATGAAATTCCTAAGTTTTACTCCCACTATTTACAGCCCCGATCATACCCTTGTTACCCCAAAACTTATTGAAGAATGCCACGCATTAGGCATGAAGGTTATCCCTTGGACAGTAAATACCAAAGAAAGGTTACAGGAATTAAAAAATATGGGGATAGATGGAGTAATCAGTGATGATCCCAGAATCTTTAAATAA
- the pncA gene encoding bifunctional nicotinamidase/pyrazinamidase: protein MKKALIIVDVQNDFCEGGALAVPGANEIIPYINLLMEENEYDQIILTQDWHPVGHKSFASSNGKKVGENIILNGVPQFMWPDHCIQGTFGAEFHKDLNQDKVTHIIQKGKNLEIDSYSGFQDNNHFMKTGLDDFLKYHDIQLVEIVGLAMDYCVKFTCQDAVANGYVTCLHFNGTRAVNVRPDNGRDAIYEMIEKGVTVLG, encoded by the coding sequence ATGAAAAAAGCATTAATAATAGTCGATGTACAGAATGACTTTTGTGAAGGCGGAGCACTTGCAGTTCCTGGAGCTAATGAAATTATCCCTTACATCAATCTTCTGATGGAAGAAAATGAATATGATCAGATAATTTTGACCCAGGATTGGCATCCGGTAGGTCATAAAAGCTTTGCCAGCAGCAATGGTAAAAAAGTAGGTGAAAATATTATTCTAAACGGTGTTCCTCAGTTTATGTGGCCAGATCACTGTATTCAGGGTACTTTTGGTGCAGAATTCCATAAAGATCTGAACCAGGATAAGGTAACGCACATCATCCAAAAAGGGAAAAATCTGGAAATTGACAGCTACAGCGGTTTTCAGGATAACAATCACTTTATGAAAACCGGTCTGGATGATTTCTTGAAGTATCATGATATCCAGTTGGTAGAAATTGTTGGATTGGCAATGGACTATTGCGTGAAGTTTACTTGCCAGGATGCAGTAGCTAACGGATATGTAACATGTCTTCATTTCAACGGAACCCGTGCTGTAAACGTAAGACCTGATAATGGCAGAGATGCTATTTATGAGATGATTGAAAAAGGAGTAACGGTACTGGGATAA